The Lolium rigidum isolate FL_2022 chromosome 1, APGP_CSIRO_Lrig_0.1, whole genome shotgun sequence region tcccatgtatcatggtactagaTGAGCAAATGGAggaagggtgtggctccttttataggcttgggcaagctctagtgtcatgacacataggtgggtgactcttgttttggtttgatgagtaaggtgcttggttgtcatgccctcatccatagcaatcctttgagcatgaggtggcaagtcttgggatgcaagtcatgtagatattttcatcctatgtggcatgatcattatcctctcatatgaattatatttggatagccaagtggcatttgttactaaatatcttgtggatggttttattattgtggatgagtcactatatcatatttgattggatttatattataatcttggtcaaaaagtcaaggttgaaggttattcctcaattttgaatagttggtgtttgattgcaccaaggcatgatcatatgagtttcaaaatactcatgagtaattttattcaaatagtttgaactataacttataatgtaaatggattcagttttatgatattccatatatttaataagttatgatttaattaagaatgtgtggcctttatgcactttagaccctgtgatttaccttatttattaataagtttagaattgaattatattacacacaaaattagttgaagatacaccatgagaatcatggtagaaacatttatttagtaaaagacatggaaaagataagtaaagaatagtttcttaattattcatgtgttgttgtaagaaatgtcatgttgagatcttttatagaatcttgtagttgacccttacttaaggtgttgtttgttgtaaagctaattccatttgatctagctcatagatcaaatcatctctacccaaaacaaggttttagcaaagatcacagtgaagtttatagcgcttgacttgatgctctacttcaattccagcaagtcaagtgaaacttcgattcattgtggtaagttttatttgaaagcgcgaaaattccccggattttatatgcatgaatgcaatgcacactttggtgttctctcattttatagcctctaaacctgggatattacatcagGCAATCTACAGGGTTGGGAAAAAAACATAAATGGCACTTACAGAATTGAAAAGGAACGTTTGCTTAGCATTATTGCTGTCCTTGACGCTAAGGCCGAGAATTTTTTCTATAGCTTGTTGAATTATTTTGATGGATTCCCTCATTTCGCTGATTCGTACTAAATAGCGAGCTAACGAATCCCCTTCTTTTTGCCATTGGACTTTCCAATCAAATTGGTTGTAAGACTCATAAATATCGTACACACAAAAATTTGCAATTATTCATCTACTGCTGGAATTTGGATTTATTTTATCGATGCAAATTAGATTTGGATAGAACAGTACATTCTTTTTAATATTTTAGATAGAAGAAACATTTCTTCTAtctaaaatattagaaagaaTTTTGCGGATTTATTTATTGCTATATCCAATTTATGGAATTGCTACACCATTTAATTAATATCATTTAGCAAAATGAAACACAACATATGCATCCATCTTTCGGCTCGAGAATTTCACGGGATAGAGATATTGTATAAGAAATAGGCTATTAAGTAACTCTAAATAAATTGTggatacatttgtatctttaaCATACTGAAACGATTCCATTATTCGTATCAAGCCAATAGCGATTCATACAAGATAAATCTTCTAATCAATGGTGGGCCAATAATGATTTTTTTGCATATGTATTAAGACGCTTGGCCTGATTTTGAAATTGTCCGAAGTTTTATATGTTGTTTTCATTGCAAAATGATGGGTCTCCTTCCGTAACTCGAACAAGATGAAGGGACGATCATATGTCACGAGAACCAAAAAACTACATCCCTAAATATTGTAAACAATTATTTGTCCCGCTGGTTAGTTCTGCGTGCGTTATGGAAGAGTCTTTAATTCATGATAGCACAAACAAATATCGGCTGATGAGAATTCCATCTTAactgccgatttcaccgaaaaagATGTTTTTGAGGCGCAAATGGAAAAGAATAAAATGTTGGGCACGGATGGATTTCCTGCTGAATTGTACCAACAATTTTGGGATGTCATTCAGACCTTGTTTGCCAGCCAGGTTTTTAACTGGATACAAGTGTATTATACCAGCCTAGCAAATTACCCGAGAATACACTCTATGTCCGTTTGGCAGCCCAGTTGCTAGACGTGTAAGCCCAATTTAACCCCTGCAAGCACGTCGGGTTGGGTAATTTTTCAGACGCGAGGTGTGTCTCGCGTTTTATACGCTCACGTTTCTTGGTTAACAGAAGGGAATCAGGTCGTCGCCACAAACACGTTGGATAATTCACTACTAAACACTAGAATCCACTGTTTCCAAACAAGGCCTAAGGGGATCTCACGGCTATGTTTGGGAGTTTTCAATCAAGACAACTTCCTTTATTTCTCCTTAATTTTGGGACAATCATTTTATTATCAAAAAAATGCAAATGCATTTCAGATTCAGCAATACCGTCCGATATGCCTCTTAAATGTTAGCTTCAAGGTTTTCATTAAAGTTCGGACTAATAGAGTGGCTGACATGCCGAGAATGTGATTCAGCCTACTTAAAGTGCGTTTATGCCTGGAAGGCACATTCTTCATGAGACCATTTATGAATTTTATAGGAATAAAATAGATGGTGTTCTCTTCAAAATTGGTTTCAAGAAAGCTTATTATAAAGTTGGCAAAGACTGTACGGTTGCCCGAGCTAGAAGATGATAGATTCAGCCAACGTACACGAAGGAAACGGCAACGGTAAAATGTTCATGAGGAAATTGGGCTCGAAGCTAGCTGGACAGGGGTACAGCATATATCAGTGTGGCTCGCCGCGGTCCAAAACAAGAGCAGTTTACTCGTCGTACCTAGCACGACGTGGACggcttcttttttctttctttccgtGCCTCGTGCGGCGGCAACGGCAAGCGTCGCTTTCCTTTGCCACGAGACGCTTTTGAAGCTTCCGCCAACCTTTCCGGAAGGAAGGAAGCTGCCCGGGCCGACCACGCATACGCATTTTGCTTACCCTACTACACTATCCCTTGGTACGACGAGTTTCCTTCAGTTTCGTGAACCAGAGTTGGTCAGTGTCGACCGTCGAGGCTGAACAACAAgcaggggacaagcgaggtcggcACGGCTGCTACTCAACTCTGCTGCTACGAGTAGCGAGCACTACAGCACGCACGCTGGCAACGTCACATCGAACTCGTACTgtcaaaaggaagaaaaaaacgtCACGTCTGGCAGCGACGGGCATTCATCTGCTTCCTGCCTGGATGTGTTTCTCCAGAGCTCAGACCGAGTAAACGCAACGTCTGCGTCGCGTTGAACTGGCACTTCCtgcgtgcgcgcgcgcgcgctgAGGGTCGAGAAAACAAGGTGATGATCCTcggacggccggccggccggcgcgcgTTGTTGGTACGGGGGATTTCGTTTTAACTTGTTGACCTCGGCACCAAGAGGCTGCTAAGCGCAGTGCCTGCCCCTTCGAGTCTTGCGATGCCATCGAATTCCAACGATGACGTATCTGGCGCCGCTGACCAAATGCACGATCTGTTCTCACTCACACTTCTCAAGACTTCTGGGCGTCATGACGATGATCATCAGATGAAAGAAACTAAGCTTTCCTTCTAGTGTGACACTATGGCTTTGTTCTACTGATCCGATGATTGAGGCGAGTGATCGCGGATTGCAGAGCTGCACATGTACGTAGTGAAACCGCACAAGCTTATGTCGATTAATTCAGAGAGATATTTCCCGCGGAAACGATCGGGGAGATCAATACAAGTGGAATTCCGTGATCCAATCGACAGTGCCTGCCTGCCTTCTTGAAACAATCCTGACTATGAACAACGGACAGAAGaatcgtaaaaaaaaaaaaagaactctaCTCCGCGCGCTCCCCCTCCTCTAGCTGGTGAAGAGGAACTGCGACGCCTGCGCGACGGCGTCGTCGAGCCACCTGCGGGGCTCGTCCATGAGCTCGGGGCTGAGCCTGACCATCAGAACGCAGAACTCCATCTCGCTgagcgcgccgtcgccgtcgaagtcgccCTCGGCGAGCATCCCGCGGAGGTCGTCGTCGGACATACCGCCCAGCCCCAGCAGCGGCGCGTTGCGGCGGAGGCTGGCGAAGGTGATGAGGCCAAGGGCGGGGTCCTGCAGCAGCCTGAACCCCGACGCCAGCTCCTGCATCAGGCCCTCCTCGCCCAGCCGCTCCGCCATCACCGGGAGGTAGTCCTCGAACCCCACGGATTGCGATTGCTGCTGGTGAGATGCCATGGTGTGAGTTTGATGGTGGTCTTGCTGTTGATGCTTGCCGGTTGCTTGATTGCTTGGTTCTGAGGTGCGATCGATGGTGAATTGTTGGTGTGGAGTGTGGAAGGTGAGATTGCTTGGTATTTGAGGTGTGATTGATGATGGTTCGTTGGTCTGTGAATACTAAATAGTGTGGGAGAGGAGGGAATCAGGACAGCTGCTAAAACGAACGAAGCTAAGTGCGTGTGTGTCACGTTGGAATGTAGGGCGTCCCctccatctttttttttcctAATAAAACCCTAGTATTAAGAGAAACGTTGAACAGTATAAAATATCtaaaaaacgaaaattacaacgaaAACCTTAAGATGCCTTTCATCTTCCTCAAAACCATGTTGATGTCGCGCCACCGTTGCATTTCCTCCCTGGATCGTCCTGATGTTGTCGGTCACAAACGGAAAGTCACAGAACGGGTCAACAAGACCACATCCGAGACGAGGAAGAAGGAATAATGGCCGATAAAGCTCCATAAAGATCCGAAGATCCCCCACCCCCCGCCATAAGAAGTTTTTGAGAGTCACACCACTCTCACAAACTACTTGACGTCATTGTCAAGATGGGGGTGAAGGCGGGAAGACTTTATTAAAGAAGGCGCCGCTGCCACATGAGCACCGCTGCACCAAATTAAAACCCTAAAACTAGGGGAACTGAGCCTTCCCGCCGATGGGGGTCGAGATCCACCCCGTCTCCATGGCTCGAAGGCCAAAGAAGTGAGGCAGATCGTCGGCGGCGCCGATGAGAGGAAAATAAACCCTAATCGTTGTTTAACGTTTCTCAGGGTGAAGGTGTACGGGACAGAACCACGGCTTGCCCCCTCACACCCACCACCATAtctcaactttgttaaaatttgAATATATCTATGTACTAAATCTAGATATGCTCAAGTTTTCACAAAGTTAAGACATCCTTTCATAGACTGAGGAAGTATAATTATTTTTTACATTATGCTatattatatgttgtgtttggttGCTCGTATGCATTTTTCTTGTTTTTCAGTATTGACACTGCATGACTAGCAATCAGAACCGGATCATATTATGCATATGTTTGGTTGCCCACGTTCAGTATTGGTGCATTTTTTTCCTCTTGTTTGTTTGCTTGCATAATGTGGttttgttaccacccgattttggccaaatcaggagttggaccgtaagtgaagatgggcttgaaggacgtacacgtggagcatcttcgaatcggccttgcgctaagagtttgggctaagtggcccgtgtatctgtaatatagtagatcgaattgtaatttagattaaagagatagagtttggcccgtgcacggttaggtgcacgcctcaattagaaagtcccttggactataaatatgtatctagggttatcggaaaaggaggacaatcatcgttcaaccaacacaaatcaggcgcatcgccaccccttctcttcgagggtttctcccgggtaagcaccatgctgcctagatcgcatctagcgatctaggcagtaaacgtttattcgttaaccttgtactgctcgtgctgaagccttgttgatggcgagcgagtactatttatccttaggtgtctaggggctagcattggtgctttcacgtgcatatctgcgtggcaatgctgttcctagacacctagctgcccttacgtcgatctagacgtaagggcagcatcttgcttgttcttacttagtagatccgatccgttatagttgctccttgctacgcaaggattagtttaatatctgcatagttaggccttatgttggggtcggaggatccggtggtgcgttaggagttgtttaccgtccctgcgagggatgttccgaggatcaacgttaggttggtttttaggcctctcgtaggggtagtttgcatcgtctctcgtagctgctaggcccgatcgcacttaggacgttccgattatgcggtgaaaaccctagactgtcgtggatcgctttagctttgtcgtgatcaagcaggatccccatgccattgtaaatccaacgtgaagcatgaggcgatcggctccttgagccgatccacagggaaacctgagagccgatagggctcgtatctaatgtttacgtgtctaccatgcaggaacaatcgaagcactaacaccttcctgatcaggtctaggttaggtggcacgccctagcaaccgccaggacgtttggccagaagatttgcgggacgacgcgaggtgccagggatccactaagcggccctgggagcttcccggctcttcgtgttgcttaaccaacgcccgtcgggggttttggagggtaacacattctggcacgcccggtgggacatccacGTTGACATCCACGTCGACATCTTCTGCGACACCCAcgtcaacatccacatcaacatcggcatccgagatggcggaggaacaggtcacgtacgaggaccttcctcctgatcataagaagaaatacgatgagctgaaggccatcattgaagccgaactcatcggctcctttgagaagacccgtgcgCACGGTATCAGATTCAAAGGATTCACTCCACAAGGCGTCCTCGACGGGGTAGATCTGGCTCTCCCTTCagatgaacgtaccagagccctgcgacaggaggtcaactacatggtggcccattcactgcatcggcactctgagagcctggtgaacactttggagcgcgttgcgctccgtgtggtgcaagagatcatggagcgtcgatactccccttcaggacctgttctagggactcaccagggagagatacaactccacaccaggccgccTCTGCCGTACGCAACGgcggctccacagcaacaaggctcaccggcatacgtcgtctacaaagttGGGGGTGACCCGGGCGACTATCAGTTCTTCCATGACCCGCCCAAGgaaatcccacacggatacgtgtgcgcgtatgtgccggattgcaaCGGCTGGACGCAAGCGATCCAGGCCCCACCAGGAGGGAtcgccggagcaggagcgatTGTTCCGGCAGGAAGAACGACTGCAGCAGCGGGGAGTCTAGGAGCGGAagctgagaaacaagcgtggctagccaagtacacCACTGCACCAGTCCAGGAAAGCTCAGCCGCCAgtacctccaccgcagatcaaatcagcgcagtcctgagagatcagttcggcatcttgccgaagaagaagataatcggctattccaagccgtaccctaatgagttcgacctaatcccactaccgcctaagtaccggcttccggacttcaacaaattcagtgggtcagaagggtcaagctccatcgagcacgtgagccgatacctggcccagctaggcatggtttcagtatcggatcagctacgggtgaggttcttctcgcagtccctcaccggtccagcgtttggatggtatacctcgttgccaccaaattcagtgcaatcatggaagcagctggaggaactgtTCCACACCCAGTACCATTCGGAAGGTGCcgaaggctggtattgccgaactagctCGGGTTCGGCGAAGCGAGGAGAGACAGTctccgaatacatccaacgtttcgaagctgtcaagaaccgatgctattcggctcactTAGCGAGAAAGAGgcggtcgagctggccgtggcaggccttgcagcgtcgTTCAAAGACCTGACGTTCCAGGTTgagtacaactcgttgacgcacctggtcaatagactgaccttatatgaacagcgccatccagaactgtaccaggacaagttcaagcgcgcgataaccctggtcaatgctgatgaggatgaagattccgcggaagatcaggaagttgcagtagccgagtggactcggacgccagtacctgtgtcctgtaaatgggtgaacccgccagggcctccaagagggttggactttgacgtgaccaagaccgaacggaTCTTCGATCCGCTTCGAAGGAGAAACAGattgaagctacccgaaggccacaagatcccaacggcacaggagatgaacaagaggccataccgcaaatggcatcatacgttcacgcacgctACCAATGATCGCAAAGtgttgcgcgcacaaattcagatggcgatagaatcgggccgattaactttcggacagtttgccatgaaggtagacatgcgtccgtttccggacgtcaacatggtggacctaagccactccataagagagccagggttctctttcgatgtcaatatggcagggtttgtgatccgccatggcgtggacaaagcgagagagcagccactcccgtggcaaggataaagaggaggccgttccacgcgaccggccccaagacgacgatagacggtacctaaccgaagaggaggtgagaagcatacggtatcagcgcccattatccgtgcatctcctcaacaaatatgagcagcagtacgactgacgtcggcgctacgacgaagacgatgaaagatatcgtcggtctaatGCGgagaacaggaggtatcgtcagaatagcggcaacaacgacgggtacgaacgtcgcgccagtGGGAGGTCAGGGGAAcaagacaacgtggataggcactggaactgtcccttcttcaaacattgctgggactcaggaatgagccgattgccaacaatcgagaactgcccagaatgcacacggcaaaggagaaggacgaacgaagtttcggtgttcgagcgtctaggacctctcccacatcggagtaaacgagctgagtcatctcaagaagaagactttgaggagtcggatggagaagaagataggtatcaccgaccaaggtggtgccctgatggactcagccattctcagaagcgtcgggtgcagcggctgcgaaacttggaagaagccgaggcacagtacctgtatacgttgagaagagcacggcccgatctggccgcgaaaatccagcaaacgttggagacaaaggcgcgcccgccaaagaaagtatggcgcccaaaacaggcgaaagccgatgcacaggcatcggctgatgccgatgcagaggcatcggctgatacgaaCATGATATCCATGACCCGGACGGAGTAGcaagtccaagacattggacatacgtggcaaggccggtccctgagatcggccctcaaaaaatgaaaagcaaagggtCTTACCTCcggcatgccacgtagctacaatgaaaatccaagaagttgcaaatcatcgccaaagccttgcaacggaaaaggaggccgattcccgcaatcggccaaaattatcctcaacataccttgtctgcgttcagcattgatccaacagatgcctgaagagccgatgccatcaattacttgacagaatcggctcggggggcacatagagggatgagatacgaggatacgaagctgggaacggatgtcaaacgtccagcagagcagctcaagcatgggggccgatacataaacaaaTCGGCCACAAAAAATCGAAAGTATAGAAATCGAAAATAtagaaatttttgagcacagccgatgcagaggcatcgacttaagaattcaaagccgatgcacggccatcgactcaaggtatTGTTACAGGCAgaagcctaatggagcagtcaCCGAGGTACATAGCGATGTTCTACTGAAGAAGTCCCTCAGTGGAATGGTTGGTGGCTCCATTGGCAAATCCTCGAGGTCGAGCGGCGCTCGCgtaagcatgcagatcaggttCAGCCAATGAACATTCAATTGGCCGTGGCGTCTCTTCCTAGGGCTTGACCAAGGTGGCAGCTTCATCAGACATCGTCACCAGAAACTGCATTAGTCTGCTCAAGGTGGTGA contains the following coding sequences:
- the LOC124684670 gene encoding calcium-binding protein KIC-like is translated as MASHQQQSQSVGFEDYLPVMAERLGEEGLMQELASGFRLLQDPALGLITFASLRRNAPLLGLGGMSDDDLRGMLAEGDFDGDGALSEMEFCVLMVRLSPELMDEPRRWLDDAVAQASQFLFTS